The Lytechinus pictus isolate F3 Inbred chromosome 17, Lp3.0, whole genome shotgun sequence genome contains a region encoding:
- the LOC129280300 gene encoding ornithine decarboxylase-like isoform X3 — protein sequence MGLNISAGRTLQEEGSLDARNDDKIVKYMNDVINGDNVHVSREDDEDPFFVLDLKDVEKKHHLWKQEFPNVQPFYAVKCNSNRRVLEMLAILGAGFDCASKVGMNGGVTAGA from the exons ATGGGATTAAACATCTCGGCTGGGCGGACATTGCAAGAGGAAGGATCACTGGATGCCAGAAATGATGATAAGATTGTTAAATACATGAATGATGTGATAAATGGGGACAATGTTCATGTATCCAGAGAG GATGACGAAGACCCTTTCTTTGTGTTAGATCTGAAGGATGTGGAGAAGAAGCACCACCTATGGAAGCAGGAGTTTCCAAATGTGCAACCATTCTATG CTGTTAAATGCAACTCCAACAGAAGAGTACTAGAAATGTTAGCTATACTTGGAGCTGGTTTTGATTGTGCGAGCAAGGTAGGCATGAACG gCGGAGTTACAGCAGGTGCTTGA
- the LOC129280300 gene encoding uncharacterized protein LOC129280300 isoform X2: protein MTSTLISNLITVDDEDPFFVLDLKDVEKKHHLWKQEFPNVQPFYAVKCNSNRRVLEMLAILGAGFDCASKAELQQVLDLGVQPNRIIYAHPCKAKSHLMFAKENDVRLMTFDNEDELVKIKEVFPKARLDRQKMLRYHI, encoded by the exons ATGACGTCGACATTGATAAGCAACTTGATAACAGTG GATGACGAAGACCCTTTCTTTGTGTTAGATCTGAAGGATGTGGAGAAGAAGCACCACCTATGGAAGCAGGAGTTTCCAAATGTGCAACCATTCTATG CTGTTAAATGCAACTCCAACAGAAGAGTACTAGAAATGTTAGCTATACTTGGAGCTGGTTTTGATTGTGCGAGCAAG gCGGAGTTACAGCAGGTGCTTGATCTAGGCGTTCAGCCTAATAGGATCATATATGCACACCCATGCAAAGCCAAATCACACCTCATGTTCGCCAAGGAGAACGATGTCCGACTCATGACGTTCGACAACGAGGACGAGCTCgtcaaaataaaagaagtctTTCCAAAAGCGAGGTTAGATCGACAAAAGATGTTACGTTATCACATTTAG
- the LOC129280300 gene encoding ornithine decarboxylase-like isoform X1, which translates to MGLNISAGRTLQEEGSLDARNDDKIVKYMNDVINGDNVHVSREDDEDPFFVLDLKDVEKKHHLWKQEFPNVQPFYAVKCNSNRRVLEMLAILGAGFDCASKAELQQVLDLGVQPNRIIYAHPCKAKSHLMFAKENDVRLMTFDNEDELVKIKEVFPKARLDRQKMLRYHI; encoded by the exons ATGGGATTAAACATCTCGGCTGGGCGGACATTGCAAGAGGAAGGATCACTGGATGCCAGAAATGATGATAAGATTGTTAAATACATGAATGATGTGATAAATGGGGACAATGTTCATGTATCCAGAGAG GATGACGAAGACCCTTTCTTTGTGTTAGATCTGAAGGATGTGGAGAAGAAGCACCACCTATGGAAGCAGGAGTTTCCAAATGTGCAACCATTCTATG CTGTTAAATGCAACTCCAACAGAAGAGTACTAGAAATGTTAGCTATACTTGGAGCTGGTTTTGATTGTGCGAGCAAG gCGGAGTTACAGCAGGTGCTTGATCTAGGCGTTCAGCCTAATAGGATCATATATGCACACCCATGCAAAGCCAAATCACACCTCATGTTCGCCAAGGAGAACGATGTCCGACTCATGACGTTCGACAACGAGGACGAGCTCgtcaaaataaaagaagtctTTCCAAAAGCGAGGTTAGATCGACAAAAGATGTTACGTTATCACATTTAG